The Paraburkholderia hospita region GCCTCAATTCACTGCGCGCGCCGGCCACCCGGCGACCACGGGATGGTCGCACGATATCTTGCCTACATCGCATGCGCCACCAGGTGAACCCAGCGCACTGACAGGGACATCGAAGAACTCCCGGTTGACGCAGGTGAATCGAACCTCTGCCTGCGGAACCTCGTCTTCGTGATAGATGGCCTCCGTCGGACACACCGACACACACACACCGCAACTGATGCATTCATCGGGATGAATGTACAGCGTGCGCTCGCCTTCGTAGATGCAGTCGACGGGACAGCATTGCACACAGGCGCCGTCCTTGACGTCGATGCATGGCGACGTGATGACGTAAGCCATTAGCGTCCGCTCCAGCGGGGTTTGCGTTTCTCCTGGAAGGCGCGCACGCCTTCGTGAGCATCCTCGGATTGCAACGCAGAGACGAGTGCAGGTAGCCGCAGGGCCTGAGCCTCCGCCGCTGAAAGCGTCGACGTCCGCCGCACCACCTGCTTGATCGCCTGAAGCGAAAGCGGCGCACACGCGAGCAACGCCTCGACCCAGCGCTCGATGGCCGCATCCAGTTCCACACGTGGCACGACTTCGTTGACCAGCCCCATGTCGAGCGCTTCGCGTGCGGACACCCGGCGCCCCGTCAACAGCATCGCCATGGCCTGCCGGTATGGGATCTGACGTTGCAGCAGCGTCATGCCCCCATCGAGAGGCATGCGTCCGACAAGCGCCTCGGGCAAGCCGAAGCTGGCCTCTTCGCATGCGACTACGAGATCGCATCCGAGTACCATTTCAAACCCGCCACCGAGTGCATAGCCGTTCACGCGGGCAATCACTGGCACATTCAACGTTTCGCGCAGCGCGATGCCGCCAAATCCACCCGGACGCGGCGCGGCCCAGTATTCGAGTCCACTCATCGACGGGTTCTTGAGATCGGCCCCCACACAGAACGCGCGGTCACCCTCGCCCGTCAGCACGACGACGCGTATATCCCGGTTGTGCTCCAGTTCGTTCCAGACACGCTGGAGTTCGCTCTCGGTTTCCAGGTCCACGGCATTGAGCGCCTCCGGGCGAGCCAACGTCACAGTGGCAACATGTTGCTCGATTACCAGTCTTACGCTCATGCGACCTCCGGCGCGACCGTCCCGCGCAACTGATTGAGAATCTCGTTGGTATGCTGCCCGAGCCTTGGCGGAGCGCGCCGCAATCCGACAGGCGCTCGCGACAGCTCGATTGGACTGCCGATGAAACGCACCGGCTGGCCTTCGCCTTCTCCTTCGATGATCAGACGGTTGTGCAGTGTCTGCGGGTCAACCAGGGCTTCTCGCAGGTCGCGCACGGGGGCGCAGAGGAGATCCTGCTCTTCCAGTCGCTCGAGCCAGAAGTCTCGCGTGTTGCTTGCGAAGCGCTCGCGGAAAATCCTTTGCAACTCGTCCTTATGGCGGAACTGCTCGTTCAGATTGCAAAAGCGTGGATCGATGGACAGGTCGTCGATCTGCAGCGCCGCACAGATATCGCGAAGCGGGTTCGGCTTGAATGCGCCGACAAGGACGAGCGCTCCATCCTGGGTATCGAATACACCCGAAAGCGGCATGGCTGCCCAGTTCACTTCAGAGTCGGCCATCATGATCATTGCCGCCTCCTGCATCTGTATCGCGAGCATCGAGTTGTACAGCGATACGTTGACCTTCTGTCCTTCCCCAGTCCGCTCGCGATGCAGCAACGCGAGCAGGATGCCCTGCACCATGTGCATGCCCGCGGAATAATCAGCAAGCGCGGTCGGGTACACCGTGATTGGCAGCGACTCATCCGCGCGGCGCGCCATCACACCGCTCATCGCCTGCGCGAGCACGTCCTGCCCTCCCTTGTGCGCATACGGTCCCGTTTCGCCGAAGCCAGTCCCCACGGCATAAATGATGCGGGGGTTAAGGCTCCGGCATGCCTCGTAACCGATGCCCATCCGATCCATCACACCTGCGCGAAAGTTGCTGACGACTACGTCCGCGTCGGCGATCAGCTGCTTCAATGCCGCCATCTGCCCGGCATCGCGCAAATCGAGTTCGAGGCTGCGCTTGTTGCGGTTGAGGCTGCAGAAGATCGGGTTGTCGGCGCCCGCGACGGGCTCGAAGGTCGAGCGGCTCAGATCACCCGCGCCGATGCGCTCGACCTTGATGACGTCCGCGCCATAGTCGGCCAGCATCTGCGTGCAGACAGGGCCCATCATGACCTGCGTCAAGTCGATAATGCGAACGCCGTGAAGCGGCAAATCCTGCGTGAATGCGTTGTTATTGCTGGTCATGCTGCTGCCCTCGCGTCGATGTGAACGGCAAGCGGCGGAATGTCCGCGTTGCGGCCAGTCTGGTCGCCCGGGTCCGCCCCTTGGGCGCGCAGCGTCTTCTGCAGAGCGCCCACGTCGACATTGCGAACGGACACACCCGCGCTGAGCGCAAGCGCTGCCGCAACGCCCGCGGCTTCGCCCATCGCCATGCAGGGGGGAATTTCACGCGACATCTTTTGCGCCTGCGACGTCGCCGAATAGTGACGGCCTGCGACGAGCAGATTGTCGATCTGCTTCGGCAGCAACACGCGGTATGGCATGTAATAGTCGCGTCCGCGAGCGATGCTGTCCTCGAAGCGCGTGCGCTGCGCGAGATCCTCCTTGCTCATCACATACTCGCCTTCGAGCAGGCGAGTCTGACGCACGCCCGTTTGCGGTGCGACATCGATCACATAGCAGTTTTCGAAACCCGGCAGCTTTTCGCGCACGAAATCGACCACGGCATGGATATGCTTGCGGCCCTGCATCTCGGCGCGCGTCAGATCCTCGGGGTTGAGGCCATCGAGTCCCGCCATGTGCGGGCAGTTGCACCACACGACGCCCGGCAATGGCGTCTTGAGCCACCAGTAGCCCCACGAGCCGCCGAGAATGCGCTTGATCTGGCGGTCGAGCAGCGCGAACGCCTCTGGCTCTTCGGCCTCGAAACGTTCTGCCGCATCCGTGTCGACACCACCGAGACGAAATACCGTCGTCGTGATGTAGGTGCCGCCGACATGCGGCACACCCGCCGAGGCGGCAACATCCAGGTCGCCCGTCGCGTCGATCACGACATCGGCGAGAATCGCTTCCCGTCCGCTTTTCGTATCGCAGATCACGCCCTTCACCTGGCCGTCCTCGATCAGGGTTTGCGAAAACCACGAGTGCAACCGAAGTTTGATACCGAGCTCTTCCACCATTTCGAGCGCGACACGCTTCATCGCGTCCGGATCGAAAGCCGCCGCGAAGCACACGGGATGCGGCGTCTTCTGGCTGTGAAAATCAAATGTGCCCCAACGTCCCCACTGGCGATAAGCAGCGGGATCTTCGCCCCATTCATGCGAACGCGGAAACACGGCAAGCTTGCGCGCCGCCATACGTTCGATGAATGTCATGCACGTGCCGCGCACAGAGATTTCATGAAGGTGGTTGTCCCACATGTCGTCGAGTACCAGCACCATGCCACCCGATGCGAGGCCGCCAAGATGGTTGTAACGCTCAAGAAGAATGACTTCCGCTCCATTTCGCGCCGCACCGATCGCCGCCGACAGGCCTGCGGGACCACCCCCGACTACGACGACATTCGCCTTCGCGGCCACGCGCACATCGCGAGCGGGTTCCTGGATCAATTCGCTGATCATGTTCATTTCGTCTCCTATCAGAATTGCTTGTCGCTCAGCTCAATGCGTGCTCTCGGGTTGCCATTTGATGAGGCAGCGTTCGAGTGCCGCGATGACCAGAAAAAATGCGCCTGCCAAGATGGCGCTCATGATGATTGCCGTGTACAGCAGCGCGGAATCGAAGTTATAGGTCGCCTGGATAATCATCGCGCCGATGCCCTGTGTCGCTCCGATCCATTCGCCCACCACAGCGCCGATCACAGACATCGACGCAGCGATGCGCAGCGCGGAGAAGAGATACGGCAGCGATGAGAAGACCCGAAGCTTGAAGAAGATCTCGCGCTTGCTGGCCGAGAGAATCTGCATCAACTCCATGGCCTGCGGATTGACCGCATTGAGTCCGCGAACCATGTTCACCAGCGTCGGAAAGAAGCAGACGATGGCGGCAATCGTGATTTTCGGTTCGAGGCCGTTGCCCATGATCAGCACGAGAATGGGTGCCTTGGCGACGACGGGGATCGAATTGATCATCACGGCGACCGGGTAGAAGATGTCGCGCAACGTCTTGTTGTGCACAAAGACGGTTGCCAGCAGGATCGCCGCGAGGTTCCCCAGCAGAAAGCCCAGCGATGCCTCGATGGCTGTCGGCAGCAGGTTCTGAATCAGCACATCGTGCTTGCTGACGAAGGTCTCCAGCACGAGCATCGGCGACGGTGCAATGAACGGCTTGACATGAAAGCCTGCAACCACCGCCCACCAGGTGAAGAGAAGACCTGCAACGCCGATTGCCGGCAACATGCGCGCGCGCCACATTTGCTGGCGCCGGCGTGCGGCCCAGGCGAGTGCTTCGTCGTCGGCGGTCGGCGAAGACATATTCAGGTGGATTTCAGACGTAGCCATCAGCAGGTCTCCAGTACACGTCGCAGATACGCGGCGAGTTCGACGAATTCACGGGTCTCGCGGATATCGAGCGTGCGGTTTTCAGGCAGGTTGACGGGCACGATCTCCTTCACCCGGCCGGGGTTGGCAGCCAGCATCAATACGCGCTGACCGAGAAACGCCGCTTCGTAGATGCTGTGCGTGACGAACAGCGTCGTGAGTCCCATCTCTTTCCAGACCCGGCGCAGTTCTTCATTGAGGCGATCACGGGTGATTTCGTCGAGCGCGCCGAATGGCTCATCCATCAACAGCACCTTTGGATCGCTGACCAGCGCGCGGGCGATGGCGACCCGCTGGCGCATGCCGCCCGACATCTCATGGGGATACGCGTCCTCGCGCCCCTTGAGTCCGACCAGTTCCAGCAGTTCGCGGGGTGTGGCGCGGCCAGCGCGATTCTTTCCGTTCGCCACTTGCAGCGGCAGTTGCACGTTCTGCAGAGCCGTGCGCCAAGGCAGGAGCGCCGCGTCCTGAAACACGAAACCGATATCACGTCGCTCCCGCGCGACATTGGGCGGCGAGC contains the following coding sequences:
- the fdxA gene encoding ferredoxin → MAYVITSPCIDVKDGACVQCCPVDCIYEGERTLYIHPDECISCGVCVSVCPTEAIYHEDEVPQAEVRFTCVNREFFDVPVSALGSPGGACDVGKISCDHPVVAGWPARAVN
- a CDS encoding enoyl-CoA hydratase-related protein produces the protein MSVRLVIEQHVATVTLARPEALNAVDLETESELQRVWNELEHNRDIRVVVLTGEGDRAFCVGADLKNPSMSGLEYWAAPRPGGFGGIALRETLNVPVIARVNGYALGGGFEMVLGCDLVVACEEASFGLPEALVGRMPLDGGMTLLQRQIPYRQAMAMLLTGRRVSAREALDMGLVNEVVPRVELDAAIERWVEALLACAPLSLQAIKQVVRRTSTLSAAEAQALRLPALVSALQSEDAHEGVRAFQEKRKPRWSGR
- a CDS encoding CaiB/BaiF CoA transferase family protein: MTSNNNAFTQDLPLHGVRIIDLTQVMMGPVCTQMLADYGADVIKVERIGAGDLSRSTFEPVAGADNPIFCSLNRNKRSLELDLRDAGQMAALKQLIADADVVVSNFRAGVMDRMGIGYEACRSLNPRIIYAVGTGFGETGPYAHKGGQDVLAQAMSGVMARRADESLPITVYPTALADYSAGMHMVQGILLALLHRERTGEGQKVNVSLYNSMLAIQMQEAAMIMMADSEVNWAAMPLSGVFDTQDGALVLVGAFKPNPLRDICAALQIDDLSIDPRFCNLNEQFRHKDELQRIFRERFASNTRDFWLERLEEQDLLCAPVRDLREALVDPQTLHNRLIIEGEGEGQPVRFIGSPIELSRAPVGLRRAPPRLGQHTNEILNQLRGTVAPEVA
- a CDS encoding FAD-dependent oxidoreductase yields the protein MNMISELIQEPARDVRVAAKANVVVVGGGPAGLSAAIGAARNGAEVILLERYNHLGGLASGGMVLVLDDMWDNHLHEISVRGTCMTFIERMAARKLAVFPRSHEWGEDPAAYRQWGRWGTFDFHSQKTPHPVCFAAAFDPDAMKRVALEMVEELGIKLRLHSWFSQTLIEDGQVKGVICDTKSGREAILADVVIDATGDLDVAASAGVPHVGGTYITTTVFRLGGVDTDAAERFEAEEPEAFALLDRQIKRILGGSWGYWWLKTPLPGVVWCNCPHMAGLDGLNPEDLTRAEMQGRKHIHAVVDFVREKLPGFENCYVIDVAPQTGVRQTRLLEGEYVMSKEDLAQRTRFEDSIARGRDYYMPYRVLLPKQIDNLLVAGRHYSATSQAQKMSREIPPCMAMGEAAGVAAALALSAGVSVRNVDVGALQKTLRAQGADPGDQTGRNADIPPLAVHIDARAAA
- a CDS encoding ABC transporter permease, with translation MATSEIHLNMSSPTADDEALAWAARRRQQMWRARMLPAIGVAGLLFTWWAVVAGFHVKPFIAPSPMLVLETFVSKHDVLIQNLLPTAIEASLGFLLGNLAAILLATVFVHNKTLRDIFYPVAVMINSIPVVAKAPILVLIMGNGLEPKITIAAIVCFFPTLVNMVRGLNAVNPQAMELMQILSASKREIFFKLRVFSSLPYLFSALRIAASMSVIGAVVGEWIGATQGIGAMIIQATYNFDSALLYTAIIMSAILAGAFFLVIAALERCLIKWQPESTH
- a CDS encoding ABC transporter ATP-binding protein, which encodes MQAATFNPPRAERANSPIAAPSAGALSISCRNINVRFFTDRRSVTAIEGLSLDVAVGEFLTLLGPSGCGKSTFLRVVADLVKPSRGEISVLGSPPNVARERRDIGFVFQDAALLPWRTALQNVQLPLQVANGKNRAGRATPRELLELVGLKGREDAYPHEMSGGMRQRVAIARALVSDPKVLLMDEPFGALDEITRDRLNEELRRVWKEMGLTTLFVTHSIYEAAFLGQRVLMLAANPGRVKEIVPVNLPENRTLDIRETREFVELAAYLRRVLETC